In Kangiella profundi, one DNA window encodes the following:
- a CDS encoding M16 family metallopeptidase: MKKLLFLLSLSFVAVACQHNGTSDKQSSSEKSQSSQETEFKIPFEKYQLENGLTVILHQDKSDPIVAMATIVHVGSNREKPGRTGFAHFFEHMAFNDSENVPQGANRKMIEELGGTRNGGTWTDGTMYYEVVPKDALEKLMWIDSDRLGFMINTVTEGALEREKQVVKNEKRQRVDNQAYGHTQHVILKNLYPEGHPYNWTVIGDLDDLQAATLADVKEFYSEYYGPSNATLVIAGDIDFDETKKMVEKWFGEIKPSEAVKDPEPMSVQLEETKKLYHLDNFAKVPEIRLTFPTVEQYHKDSYALDALGEILSRGKRAHLYKVLVEEQKLAPSVAAYNGSNEIAGTFTIRVRANEGVDLDAVYKGIQEALANFEKEGFSDNDLQRIKARQETSFYNGISSVLSKAFQLGIYNEYAGDPAYVAKDIANIKSVTRQDIMRVYDEYIKDQNFIMTSFVPEDQPTLIVEGSKKANVVEEQIVQGAEEEFDADALADYEKTPTKHDRSEPPLGETPKVSIPEISKSVADNGLEIYTMEHNELPIVSFAMRIDGGAWLETEGQYGVANLLAELMNEGTANKTPEELEDAIGLLGASIRFDAGIDSISVVGTTLARNYQPTMELLTEMLLKPRFDAKEFERLKAKQLNEIKQNEASPFAVASRGFYSQIYGDEHRAGIPVGGTSDSVAAITLDDVKAFYDKALSPKNAAIHVVGQIDHQQVKTGIKQLSQSWDGELIELPEYEEPKSFDSPKVFFVDIPDAKQSVIIVGKRGLSGDDPDYYPFTVAQNRLGAGGSARLFQTLRIEKGYTYGAYSTIGKARYIAPFMAYSQVRANVTLESLEIFKDLIANYDETFTQQDLETTKNLLIKRSTREYETINNLLTMLNEVSKFDLPFNFIEKEQAQLEAMTVEEVKNIYQKYADEQEMIYVIVGDAATQLERVKAFGYGEPIMLDRKGNPL; encoded by the coding sequence ATGAAAAAGCTATTGTTTCTACTGTCTCTGTCTTTTGTCGCCGTTGCCTGCCAACATAACGGAACTAGCGACAAACAGTCATCCTCTGAAAAGTCTCAGTCTAGCCAAGAAACCGAATTTAAAATTCCATTTGAAAAATATCAGCTGGAAAATGGCTTAACAGTCATCCTTCATCAGGATAAGTCTGATCCTATTGTAGCCATGGCAACAATCGTTCATGTTGGCTCAAACCGCGAAAAACCAGGCCGCACCGGCTTTGCCCATTTCTTTGAGCACATGGCATTTAATGACTCTGAGAATGTTCCTCAAGGTGCTAATCGTAAAATGATTGAAGAACTTGGTGGCACCCGTAATGGCGGAACCTGGACTGACGGAACCATGTACTACGAAGTGGTACCCAAAGATGCTCTTGAGAAGTTAATGTGGATCGATTCAGACCGCCTTGGTTTTATGATCAACACGGTAACCGAAGGTGCCTTGGAAAGAGAAAAGCAGGTTGTTAAGAATGAAAAAAGACAGCGTGTTGATAATCAGGCCTATGGTCATACTCAGCATGTCATTCTCAAAAACCTATATCCTGAGGGACATCCTTACAACTGGACTGTTATTGGTGACCTAGACGATTTACAGGCTGCTACTCTTGCTGATGTTAAAGAGTTTTACAGCGAATACTATGGTCCATCTAATGCAACATTAGTTATTGCTGGTGATATTGATTTTGATGAAACCAAAAAGATGGTTGAGAAATGGTTTGGTGAAATAAAACCATCTGAGGCAGTAAAAGATCCTGAGCCCATGTCAGTTCAGCTAGAAGAAACTAAAAAATTATACCATCTGGATAATTTTGCTAAAGTTCCTGAAATTCGATTAACTTTTCCGACGGTCGAGCAATATCACAAGGACTCCTATGCGCTGGATGCATTAGGAGAAATCCTGAGCCGGGGTAAAAGAGCCCATCTTTACAAAGTTCTGGTTGAGGAACAAAAGTTAGCTCCATCTGTCGCAGCCTATAACGGCTCTAATGAAATTGCAGGAACTTTTACCATTCGAGTAAGAGCCAACGAGGGAGTTGATTTGGATGCAGTTTATAAAGGCATTCAGGAGGCTCTTGCCAATTTTGAGAAAGAAGGTTTCAGCGATAATGATTTACAACGCATTAAAGCCAGACAGGAGACTTCTTTTTATAACGGTATTTCGAGTGTTCTTAGTAAAGCATTCCAGTTAGGCATCTATAATGAGTATGCTGGTGATCCGGCATACGTTGCGAAAGACATTGCCAATATCAAAAGCGTTACGCGCCAAGACATAATGCGTGTCTATGACGAATACATTAAAGATCAAAACTTCATCATGACTAGTTTTGTTCCTGAAGATCAACCAACCTTGATTGTCGAAGGCTCAAAAAAAGCCAATGTAGTAGAAGAGCAGATTGTTCAAGGTGCAGAAGAAGAGTTTGATGCTGATGCACTGGCTGATTATGAAAAAACTCCAACCAAACATGATCGTTCAGAACCACCATTAGGTGAAACTCCAAAAGTATCCATTCCTGAAATTTCTAAGTCAGTGGCTGATAATGGATTGGAAATTTATACGATGGAGCATAACGAGCTTCCCATCGTGAGTTTTGCAATGCGAATTGATGGTGGCGCCTGGTTGGAAACCGAAGGGCAGTATGGTGTTGCCAATTTATTAGCTGAGTTGATGAATGAAGGTACTGCTAATAAAACTCCAGAAGAACTAGAAGATGCGATTGGATTATTAGGTGCCAGCATAAGGTTTGATGCCGGTATCGACTCTATTTCTGTGGTTGGTACAACCTTAGCAAGAAATTACCAACCAACCATGGAGTTGCTGACTGAAATGCTGCTGAAACCTCGCTTTGATGCCAAAGAATTCGAGCGCTTGAAGGCTAAGCAATTAAATGAAATCAAGCAAAACGAAGCTAGTCCTTTTGCAGTTGCCAGTAGAGGCTTTTATAGCCAGATATATGGTGATGAGCATCGTGCAGGCATTCCTGTCGGGGGCACTTCAGACTCTGTTGCCGCTATTACCTTGGATGACGTTAAAGCTTTTTATGATAAGGCGTTGTCACCAAAAAATGCAGCGATTCATGTGGTTGGCCAAATCGATCATCAGCAGGTAAAGACAGGTATCAAGCAGTTGTCTCAATCGTGGGATGGAGAGCTAATTGAGTTGCCTGAATACGAAGAGCCAAAGTCATTTGACTCACCAAAAGTCTTCTTTGTTGACATTCCCGATGCCAAGCAATCCGTCATTATTGTGGGTAAACGTGGCTTAAGTGGTGACGATCCTGATTATTACCCATTCACAGTTGCTCAGAATCGTTTGGGTGCAGGCGGCAGTGCACGTTTGTTCCAGACCCTGCGTATCGAAAAGGGTTATACCTATGGTGCTTACTCAACCATTGGTAAAGCCCGCTATATAGCCCCTTTCATGGCTTATTCGCAGGTGCGTGCAAACGTTACTCTTGAATCCTTGGAGATTTTCAAAGATCTGATTGCAAATTATGACGAAACCTTTACTCAGCAGGATCTGGAAACCACCAAGAACCTTCTGATTAAACGAAGTACTCGTGAATACGAAACCATCAATAATTTGCTGACCATGCTGAATGAGGTCAGTAAGTTTGATTTACCATTCAATTTTATTGAAAAAGAGCAGGCCCAGCTTGAAGCTATGACGGTAGAAGAAGTCAAAAATATCTACCAAAAATATGCTGATGAGCAGGAAATGATCTACGTTATCGTTGGTGACGCCGCAACTCAGTTAGAGAGAGTCAAAGCCTTTGGTTATGGCGAGCCGATAATGTTGGATCGAAAGGGCAATCCTCTGTAG
- the acpP gene encoding acyl carrier protein yields the protein MSTIEERVKNIVVEQLGVKEEEVTAEASFVDDLGADSLDTVELVMALEEEFDTEIPDEEAEKINTVQAAIDYIKANVDA from the coding sequence ATGAGTACTATCGAAGAACGCGTAAAAAACATCGTTGTTGAGCAATTAGGTGTTAAAGAAGAAGAAGTGACTGCTGAAGCTTCTTTTGTTGATGATTTAGGTGCGGATTCATTGGATACCGTTGAATTGGTAATGGCTCTTGAAGAAGAGTTCGATACTGAGATTCCAGACGAAGAAGCTGAGAAAATCAACACAGTTCAAGCCGCTATTGACTACATTAAGGCGAATGTTGACGCGTAA
- the fabG gene encoding 3-oxoacyl-ACP reductase FabG — MSLNDKIALVTGASRGIGQAIAHRLAQSGATVIGTATSESGAEKITENFKAAGLNGTGMALNVTDPESIESVLDAIKGEHGRTPDILVNNAGITRDNLLMRMKDDEWESILNTNLTSIFRLSKACLRSMMKSKWGRIITIGSVVGTMGNAGQANYSAAKAGLIGFSKSLAREVGSRGITVNVVAPGFIDTDMTKALNDDQRQAMFDQIPMARLGQPEEIASAVNFLASDDAGYITGETINVNGGMHMV; from the coding sequence ATGAGTTTGAATGATAAAATTGCTTTAGTTACTGGAGCCAGTCGTGGTATTGGCCAGGCTATTGCTCACCGCTTAGCACAATCAGGCGCAACTGTTATTGGAACGGCAACCTCAGAAAGTGGTGCTGAGAAAATTACTGAAAATTTTAAAGCCGCCGGTCTGAATGGAACTGGCATGGCTCTTAACGTTACTGATCCTGAAAGCATCGAAAGTGTATTGGATGCAATCAAAGGTGAGCATGGACGTACGCCCGATATCCTTGTGAACAATGCTGGTATCACCCGCGATAATTTATTAATGCGCATGAAAGACGATGAATGGGAAAGTATTTTGAATACCAACCTGACTTCAATTTTCCGTCTTTCTAAAGCCTGTTTGCGAAGCATGATGAAGTCAAAGTGGGGCCGCATCATTACTATTGGTTCTGTTGTTGGCACTATGGGCAATGCCGGTCAGGCTAATTACTCAGCAGCTAAAGCTGGTTTAATTGGTTTCTCTAAGTCATTGGCAAGAGAAGTGGGTTCTCGTGGCATTACCGTAAACGTTGTTGCTCCAGGTTTTATCGATACAGATATGACTAAAGCTCTAAATGACGATCAACGCCAGGCCATGTTTGATCAGATCCCAATGGCTCGTTTAGGTCAGCCAGAGGAGATTGCTAGTGCTGTAAACTTCCTGGCTTCTGATGACGCCGGATACATAACTGGCGAAACAATTAATGTGAATGGTGGTATGCATATGGTTTAA
- the mltG gene encoding endolytic transglycosylase MltG, with the protein MKKPILTFFILLVLIFSGITWYLWNGFQEFIQQPLGLEQELDVEKGTTAYSLGRKWQEEDVIEQFYYYQLLLKLKPELRSIKAGNYNITPDMTAVDVLQKLVAGDVIKYQFSVIEGSNIYELLVALQANSELVHEIDYGQEYDDIFKSMEFVGQSHPEGMFYADTYQFIKGDSDLDILKRAHDRLLAILDEEWSGRADGLPYETAYQALIMASIIEKETAVPAERPEISGVFVRRMAKNMLLQTDPTIIYGLLPEFDGNIRRKDIRNPHPWNTYVHRGLPPTPIAMVGREAIQAALNPKPGETLYFVAKGDGSHHFSKTLEEHNRAVRKYQLNR; encoded by the coding sequence ATGAAAAAACCTATTCTTACTTTCTTTATCTTGCTGGTTCTTATTTTTTCCGGAATTACCTGGTATTTATGGAATGGTTTCCAAGAATTTATTCAACAGCCATTGGGGCTTGAACAAGAGCTGGATGTTGAAAAGGGCACTACTGCCTATAGTCTTGGTCGTAAATGGCAGGAAGAAGACGTTATTGAGCAATTTTACTATTATCAACTATTGCTCAAACTGAAACCTGAACTGCGTTCTATAAAAGCGGGTAATTATAATATCACCCCAGATATGACTGCGGTGGATGTTCTGCAGAAGCTAGTAGCAGGCGATGTCATCAAGTACCAGTTTTCGGTGATTGAAGGATCTAATATTTATGAGTTGCTGGTTGCTTTGCAGGCAAACTCTGAGCTGGTGCATGAGATTGATTACGGTCAGGAATATGATGACATTTTTAAATCCATGGAATTTGTTGGACAGTCTCATCCAGAAGGTATGTTTTATGCCGACACTTATCAATTCATCAAAGGCGACTCCGACCTTGATATTTTAAAGCGTGCTCACGATAGATTGCTGGCTATTTTAGACGAAGAATGGTCAGGTCGAGCTGATGGATTGCCGTATGAGACAGCTTATCAAGCCTTGATTATGGCATCGATCATAGAGAAGGAAACCGCCGTACCAGCGGAACGCCCTGAAATTTCTGGTGTATTCGTACGGCGTATGGCTAAGAATATGTTGCTGCAGACTGACCCAACGATTATATACGGTTTGTTACCTGAGTTTGATGGCAATATCCGTCGTAAAGATATTCGAAACCCACATCCATGGAATACCTATGTTCACAGAGGTTTACCACCAACTCCTATTGCTATGGTCGGTCGGGAGGCCATCCAAGCTGCATTGAACCCCAAGCCGGGGGAAACCCTTTATTTCGTAGCAAAAGGTGATGGTAGCCATCACTTCAGCAAGACGTTAGAAGAACATAATCGCGCAGTCCGCAAGTATCAACTAAATCGATAA
- a CDS encoding TatD family hydrolase — MLIDSHCHLDRLDLGAYDNDLNKALDFARSRGVKHMLCVGITLDKFDDVRLIAEAHDDISCSVGIHPLYDAVSEADVELLVEKAKHPKVVAIGETGLDYFYNKEPENHKLQQESFRKHIQAARLAKLPVIVHTRDARQDTIDILREEQAQECGGVLHCFTESLEMAKAALELGFYISFSGIVTFRNAEELREVCRQIPLDRLLIETDSPYLAPVPYRGKSNQPAYVKEVGQFVADLHHISYEELCEITANNYKMLFDKSVVTIT; from the coding sequence ATGCTCATAGATTCACACTGTCACCTGGATCGCCTTGATCTGGGTGCATACGATAACGACCTTAATAAAGCTCTAGATTTTGCACGTAGCCGTGGTGTTAAGCACATGCTGTGTGTTGGTATTACTCTGGATAAGTTCGATGACGTTAGGCTTATTGCAGAAGCTCATGATGATATTTCATGCTCAGTAGGTATTCACCCGCTTTATGATGCAGTGTCTGAAGCAGATGTTGAGTTATTAGTTGAGAAGGCAAAACACCCTAAAGTTGTGGCTATTGGGGAAACCGGACTTGATTACTTTTATAATAAAGAGCCAGAGAATCACAAATTACAGCAGGAAAGCTTCCGTAAACATATCCAGGCCGCCCGTCTAGCTAAGCTGCCCGTAATTGTTCATACTCGCGATGCTCGTCAGGATACGATTGATATTCTTCGAGAAGAACAGGCTCAGGAGTGCGGAGGCGTATTGCATTGCTTCACTGAAAGTCTTGAAATGGCGAAGGCTGCATTGGAGCTGGGTTTTTATATTTCATTTTCAGGAATTGTGACCTTTAGAAACGCGGAAGAGTTAAGAGAAGTCTGTCGCCAGATCCCGTTGGATAGGCTTCTAATTGAAACCGACTCACCTTATTTAGCTCCTGTTCCTTATCGAGGTAAAAGCAATCAACCTGCCTACGTCAAAGAAGTAGGGCAGTTTGTTGCTGATTTACACCATATTAGCTACGAAGAGTTATGTGAAATAACTGCTAACAATTACAAAATGCTATTTGATAAAAGCGTGGTTACAATCACCTAA
- the fabF gene encoding beta-ketoacyl-ACP synthase II, producing the protein MSKRRVVVTGLGMLSPLGNNIKDSWDGILASKSGANMIEDFDASNLSTRFVCSVKNFEAEPILEKKDARKMDIFIQYGIVAGAQAWEDSGLEVNDQNAHRIGACVGAGIGGMTTIEETTLLNHERGPRRISPFFIPGSIINMISGHLSIRYGLKGPNISIVTACTTGVHSIGHAARMIAYGDADAMLAGGAEKGSTPVSIGGFAAAKALSTRNDDPHAASRPWDKDRDGFVMGDGAGVMVLEEYEHAKARGAKIYAELTGFGMSADAFHITSPPADGEGAASAMKNALQDANLNPEEIQYINAHGTSTPAGDLAETNAVKTIFGDSARNVMVSSTKSMTGHLLGAAGAVEAIFSVLAIRDQVAPPTINLDHPSEGCDLDYVPHSAREAKIDNTICNSFGFGGTNGTLIFSKL; encoded by the coding sequence TTGAGTAAACGCAGAGTTGTAGTTACCGGTTTAGGGATGCTAAGCCCACTGGGTAACAACATTAAAGATTCATGGGACGGCATTTTGGCATCGAAAAGCGGCGCTAATATGATCGAGGACTTTGATGCCAGCAATTTGAGCACTCGATTTGTCTGTTCGGTTAAAAACTTTGAAGCAGAGCCAATTCTGGAAAAGAAAGACGCCCGTAAAATGGATATTTTTATTCAGTACGGTATTGTTGCTGGCGCCCAGGCTTGGGAAGATTCTGGTTTAGAAGTAAATGATCAAAACGCTCATCGCATCGGTGCCTGCGTTGGTGCCGGTATTGGTGGTATGACTACTATCGAAGAAACGACCTTGCTGAATCATGAACGTGGCCCACGCCGAATTTCGCCATTCTTCATTCCTGGTTCTATCATTAACATGATTTCAGGCCACCTGTCGATTCGGTATGGTTTGAAAGGTCCTAACATTTCTATCGTGACAGCCTGTACCACAGGTGTTCACTCCATTGGTCATGCTGCCCGTATGATTGCTTATGGTGATGCTGATGCCATGTTGGCTGGCGGCGCTGAAAAAGGTTCAACACCCGTTTCTATCGGTGGTTTCGCTGCAGCAAAAGCACTTTCAACTCGTAATGATGATCCTCATGCTGCCTCACGCCCATGGGATAAAGACCGTGATGGTTTTGTTATGGGTGACGGCGCTGGTGTAATGGTATTGGAAGAGTATGAGCATGCTAAAGCACGTGGCGCAAAGATTTATGCTGAATTAACAGGTTTTGGCATGAGCGCAGATGCTTTCCATATTACTTCACCACCAGCTGATGGAGAGGGCGCAGCCAGTGCGATGAAAAATGCATTGCAGGATGCGAATCTTAACCCTGAAGAAATCCAATACATTAACGCTCATGGTACTTCAACACCGGCAGGCGATTTAGCGGAAACCAATGCGGTTAAAACGATTTTTGGTGATTCTGCGCGTAACGTTATGGTCAGCTCTACAAAGTCCATGACAGGTCACTTGCTGGGAGCTGCAGGCGCTGTTGAAGCCATTTTCAGCGTATTGGCGATTCGTGATCAGGTAGCGCCGCCTACCATCAATCTTGATCATCCAAGTGAAGGCTGTGATCTGGATTATGTGCCCCACAGCGCTCGGGAAGCAAAGATTGATAACACAATCTGTAACTCGTTTGGTTTTGGTGGTACCAACGGCACACTGATCTTTAGTAAGTTATAG
- the tmk gene encoding dTMP kinase: MMTKHTGKFITIEGTEGVGKSTNIAFIKEWFEAKNISLLHTREPGGTPMAEEIRELLLSKRDEQVDAKSELLLMYAARAQHVSQKIKPALEQGQWVLCDRFSDASFAYQGAGRALGLEKLVELDHWVLEGFKPDLTILLDLPVEIGLSRAQERGPVDRFEEEKIGFFEQVRNGYLQIAEQEPERVKVVDASGSLEEVQQQIKQVLIQFYEQQVSML; encoded by the coding sequence ATGATGACAAAACATACAGGCAAATTTATCACCATTGAAGGTACTGAGGGCGTTGGAAAGTCCACAAACATCGCTTTTATCAAAGAGTGGTTTGAGGCAAAAAACATATCGTTGCTTCATACCCGGGAGCCTGGTGGAACACCGATGGCCGAAGAGATTCGAGAACTGCTTTTGTCCAAGCGTGATGAGCAGGTGGATGCAAAGAGTGAGTTATTGTTAATGTATGCGGCTCGCGCGCAACATGTCAGCCAGAAAATCAAGCCAGCGTTGGAACAGGGACAATGGGTATTGTGCGACCGTTTCAGTGATGCCAGTTTTGCCTATCAAGGTGCAGGCAGGGCATTAGGCCTTGAGAAATTAGTTGAGCTGGATCATTGGGTGCTTGAGGGCTTCAAGCCTGATCTGACTATTCTGCTTGATTTGCCTGTAGAGATTGGTTTGTCTCGTGCTCAGGAGCGCGGTCCGGTAGACCGTTTTGAAGAAGAAAAAATAGGGTTCTTCGAGCAAGTTCGCAATGGTTATTTACAGATTGCCGAGCAAGAACCTGAGCGGGTAAAGGTTGTTGATGCCAGCGGCAGCCTGGAAGAGGTTCAGCAGCAAATTAAACAGGTTTTAATTCAGTTCTATGAACAGCAGGTTTCTATGCTATGA
- the holB gene encoding DNA polymerase III subunit delta' — translation MTQVEVWNQSRFKRVQDQFQQGSLPHAILLMGPEGIGRETFAQSLAQWLLCLNRQQEACGKCKSCFLFEAGHHPDYHLLDIEQDKTQISVGQVRELIASMQESSHQGGWKVANIANVQAMNASSFNALLKTLEEPQDNTLLILQTSQLQGVPPTIRSRAQLLSLSVDEPQQVREWLTERQGHMTQALEAALNLFPQAPYKAEDFGVNGDTLKYAEFIVQMTDLVQGNQTPVQMAQFWHEELADVAFWMQLMVRDILLIQQTDEDGDLLFVQQKQELGLLAKAINGQGWLMLLEKINELQRLIKQKSPVNLMASWQSLLIFVTQIASKYKSLG, via the coding sequence ATGACGCAGGTTGAGGTTTGGAATCAAAGTCGATTCAAGCGAGTTCAGGACCAGTTCCAACAGGGTTCGTTACCTCATGCAATCCTTTTAATGGGCCCTGAGGGAATAGGGAGAGAAACTTTTGCCCAAAGTTTGGCGCAATGGTTGTTGTGTCTGAATCGTCAACAGGAAGCCTGTGGTAAGTGTAAAAGCTGTTTCTTATTCGAAGCTGGTCATCATCCCGACTATCACCTGCTTGATATCGAACAGGATAAAACTCAAATCTCAGTAGGGCAGGTTCGTGAGTTGATTGCTTCAATGCAGGAGTCTTCACATCAGGGCGGCTGGAAAGTAGCCAATATTGCCAATGTTCAGGCTATGAACGCTAGTTCTTTCAATGCCTTACTGAAAACCCTTGAGGAGCCACAGGATAATACCCTGCTGATTCTTCAAACGTCACAGTTGCAGGGTGTGCCACCAACTATTCGTAGTCGAGCACAACTTTTATCACTTAGCGTAGATGAACCGCAGCAAGTCAGGGAGTGGTTAACAGAACGACAGGGACATATGACACAGGCCCTTGAAGCAGCGCTTAACCTGTTTCCACAGGCTCCATATAAAGCTGAAGACTTCGGAGTTAATGGTGATACACTCAAGTATGCTGAATTCATTGTACAGATGACGGATTTGGTGCAAGGTAATCAAACTCCTGTCCAAATGGCTCAGTTTTGGCATGAAGAGCTTGCTGATGTGGCATTCTGGATGCAGTTGATGGTGCGCGATATTCTCTTAATTCAGCAGACCGACGAAGATGGGGATTTGCTTTTTGTTCAGCAAAAACAGGAGTTAGGATTGCTGGCAAAGGCTATTAATGGTCAGGGCTGGTTGATGTTGCTTGAGAAAATAAATGAGCTCCAACGGTTGATTAAGCAAAAAAGTCCCGTTAATCTAATGGCATCGTGGCAAAGCTTATTGATTTTTGTCACCCAAATTGCCAGTAAATACAAGTCATTAGGTTAA
- a CDS encoding PilZ domain-containing protein, whose protein sequence is MRIERTGPGILTIHVEDKEDLYKAYMPFLENGGIFIQTNKEYNLGDDVFMLLAIIDEPEKLPIAGKVVWITPIGSQGNKRAGIGIQFSDQDNGQTKNKIENLLAGRLDSDKPTHTM, encoded by the coding sequence ATGCGGATAGAAAGAACTGGTCCCGGCATATTAACCATTCATGTCGAAGACAAAGAAGATCTATACAAAGCCTATATGCCGTTTCTTGAAAACGGCGGTATCTTCATTCAAACCAATAAAGAATATAATCTGGGCGATGACGTTTTCATGCTGCTTGCCATCATTGATGAGCCAGAAAAATTGCCAATTGCAGGTAAAGTTGTCTGGATCACTCCAATTGGTTCTCAGGGTAATAAGCGCGCCGGTATCGGTATTCAATTTAGCGATCAGGATAATGGTCAAACTAAAAATAAAATTGAGAACCTGTTAGCCGGTCGACTTGATTCTGACAAACCCACCCACACGATGTAA
- the pabC gene encoding aminodeoxychorismate lyase, with translation MNSKDNNSQTANTWLNGRSCDHIVTTDRGLLYGDAFFTTIKVSGGRVEHWALHAERLSFSAEQLGFPSLDLTMIQSELLGFIREQSTISECSDGVVRLTITRGSGLRGYKAPAKPHLQRILSWSALKAPRNFDSGVSLSLCRTPPSINPLLAGLKHCNRLAEVLATEEISANCFDGIMSLNDKVICGTKSNIYFYRNDQWQTPRLDQAGVNGTVRRWLLNNQPDFVEAQITHKDMASSRYCLVSNAIVGIIPVCTIGATHYELFPGWQELAYRYRQSAF, from the coding sequence ATGAATTCTAAAGACAACAATTCACAAACCGCCAATACCTGGCTTAATGGTAGGTCATGCGATCATATCGTTACAACTGATCGCGGCTTGCTGTATGGGGATGCATTTTTTACTACCATTAAAGTTAGCGGTGGTAGGGTTGAGCATTGGGCGTTGCATGCTGAGCGTTTGTCTTTTAGTGCAGAACAGCTCGGATTCCCGTCTTTAGACCTCACAATGATCCAATCCGAACTGCTGGGTTTTATTAGAGAGCAATCGACAATTTCTGAGTGTTCTGATGGAGTGGTGCGGTTGACGATTACTCGTGGATCTGGTTTGCGTGGCTATAAAGCTCCTGCGAAACCCCATCTACAGCGAATTTTAAGCTGGTCTGCTTTAAAAGCTCCAAGAAACTTTGATTCTGGTGTTAGTTTATCTTTGTGTCGTACACCACCGAGCATTAATCCTCTTTTGGCGGGTCTAAAGCACTGTAATCGCCTGGCGGAAGTCTTAGCTACAGAAGAAATTTCTGCAAATTGCTTTGATGGCATTATGAGTCTTAATGACAAAGTGATATGCGGTACTAAATCGAATATCTATTTTTACCGTAATGACCAGTGGCAAACCCCTAGACTCGACCAGGCTGGAGTTAATGGTACGGTTCGTCGCTGGTTATTAAATAATCAGCCTGACTTTGTGGAAGCCCAAATAACTCACAAAGACATGGCTTCATCTCGCTACTGCTTGGTATCTAATGCAATAGTCGGTATTATTCCTGTGTGCACCATTGGGGCAACTCATTATGAGTTATTTCCTGGTTGGCAGGAATTAGCTTATAGATATCGTCAGTCTGCATTCTAA